From Amycolatopsis sp. cg9, one genomic window encodes:
- a CDS encoding TasA family protein: MADHALPARRRSPWRPVALAVVGGSVLFAMGAGVWATLSATAANVTPETISSGTLKLTLAANGAGFDQAIANLAPGDTVNRYVDLTSGGSLDAQALTMQVAATGSGALVTDGATTKALRVTVKQCPGTWNTSTGACSGGTATTLLPATALSGLSSAQSLIAGAVAAGSVSHLQVSVQLPDQAETTVNGALPTSTIQGLTANLTYTFAETQRSATTTNS; the protein is encoded by the coding sequence ATGGCCGACCACGCCCTCCCCGCCCGCCGCCGCTCCCCGTGGCGCCCCGTCGCCCTCGCCGTCGTCGGTGGCTCCGTCCTCTTCGCGATGGGTGCCGGCGTCTGGGCGACGCTCTCGGCCACCGCCGCGAACGTGACGCCCGAGACGATCAGCAGCGGCACCCTCAAGCTCACCCTCGCGGCCAACGGCGCCGGGTTCGACCAGGCCATCGCCAACCTCGCGCCGGGCGACACCGTCAACCGCTACGTCGACCTGACCAGCGGCGGCAGCCTCGACGCCCAGGCGCTGACCATGCAGGTCGCCGCCACCGGCTCGGGCGCGCTCGTCACCGACGGCGCCACGACGAAGGCGCTGCGGGTCACGGTCAAGCAGTGCCCGGGCACCTGGAACACCTCGACCGGCGCGTGCAGCGGCGGCACCGCGACGACGCTGCTCCCGGCGACCGCGCTGAGCGGCCTGAGCAGCGCCCAGTCGCTGATCGCCGGTGCGGTGGCCGCGGGTTCCGTCTCGCACCTGCAGGTCTCCGTGCAGCTGCCGGACCAGGCCGAGACGACGGTCAACGGCGCGCTGCCGACGTCGACCATCCAGGGCCTGACCGCGAACCTGACCTACACGTTCGCCGAGACGCAGCGCTCGGCCACCACCACGAACTCCTGA
- a CDS encoding MFS transporter — protein sequence MDKPAGRREWLGLAVLVLPTLLVAMDMTSLFLALPQLSADLGASATEQLWITDSYGFVVAGFVITMGTLGDRIGRRRLLLTGGAAFGILSIVAAFSTSPEMLIVVRGALGVAGATLMPSTLALITNMFRDDRQRGTAISIWATCQFAGGAAGPVFAGFLLQHFAWGSVFLVAVPAVAVLLAAGPFLLPEFRAPASGRLDLPGVALSLAAVLLIVFGLKQLTTGSLPLPLAAIAAGALLGTAFTHRQLTTASPLLDLRLFRNRPFTAVLVALVFAGVAMAGVGLLVTQYLQSVLGYSPLLSAVLFAPMGLGVAVGTMTAPTLIRWLPPATAIAGGLLISAAGSLLLVFTHGPALVMVAIAILTLGTGPLFALGIGLVMGSVPPERAGSAASMADTGNYLGGSLGLALIGLTATAVYHGVFPAGSTLAVDVTHPDLAAQAKEAFTTALNVTGVIAAILFTGLAVLVRAMRSAPVPEPAMAE from the coding sequence ATGGACAAGCCTGCCGGACGGCGGGAGTGGCTGGGCCTGGCGGTGCTCGTGCTGCCCACCCTGCTCGTCGCGATGGACATGACCTCGCTGTTCCTCGCGCTGCCGCAGCTCAGCGCCGACCTCGGGGCGAGCGCCACCGAGCAGTTGTGGATCACCGACAGCTACGGCTTCGTGGTCGCCGGGTTCGTGATCACGATGGGCACCCTCGGCGACCGCATCGGCCGCCGACGGCTGCTGCTCACCGGCGGCGCGGCCTTCGGGATCCTCTCGATCGTCGCGGCGTTCTCGACGAGCCCGGAGATGCTCATCGTGGTCCGCGGCGCCCTCGGCGTCGCCGGCGCGACCCTGATGCCGTCGACGCTGGCACTGATCACGAACATGTTCCGCGACGACCGCCAGCGCGGAACGGCCATCTCGATCTGGGCCACCTGCCAGTTCGCGGGCGGCGCGGCCGGCCCGGTGTTCGCCGGCTTCCTGCTCCAGCACTTCGCGTGGGGCTCGGTGTTCCTGGTCGCCGTCCCGGCGGTGGCGGTCCTGCTGGCGGCCGGCCCGTTCCTGCTCCCGGAGTTCCGTGCCCCGGCGTCCGGCCGCCTGGACCTCCCCGGCGTCGCGCTCTCCCTGGCCGCGGTGCTGCTGATCGTGTTCGGCCTCAAGCAGCTGACCACGGGCTCGCTGCCGCTGCCCCTGGCCGCGATCGCCGCCGGCGCGCTTCTCGGCACGGCCTTCACCCACCGCCAGCTGACGACGGCGTCCCCGCTGCTGGACCTGCGCCTGTTCCGCAACCGCCCGTTCACGGCGGTCCTGGTGGCCCTGGTGTTCGCGGGCGTCGCGATGGCGGGCGTCGGCCTGCTGGTCACGCAGTACCTGCAGAGCGTCCTGGGCTACTCCCCGCTGCTGTCGGCGGTGTTGTTCGCCCCGATGGGCCTCGGCGTGGCGGTGGGCACGATGACGGCCCCCACCCTGATCCGCTGGCTACCCCCGGCCACAGCCATCGCCGGCGGCCTGCTCATCTCGGCGGCGGGCAGCCTCCTGCTGGTCTTCACCCACGGCCCGGCCCTGGTGATGGTGGCCATCGCGATCCTGACCCTGGGCACCGGCCCACTGTTCGCGCTGGGCATCGGCCTGGTGATGGGTTCGGTCCCCCCGGAGCGCGCGGGTTCGGCGGCATCGATGGCCGACACGGGCAACTACCTGGGCGGCTCCCTGGGCCTGGCCCTGATCGGCCTGACCGCGACAGCCGTCTACCACGGCGTCTTCCCGGCCGGTTCCACGCTCGCCGTGGACGTCACGCACCCGGACCTGGCGGCCCAGGCGAAGGAAGCGTTCACGACGGCGCTGAACGTAACGGGCGTGATCGCGGCGATCCTGTTCACGGGACTGGCGGTGCTGGTGCGAGCGATGCGCTCGGCCCCTGTCCCGGAACCCGCGATGGCGGAATGA
- a CDS encoding response regulator has product MTRTVLVVDDDPDVREVLSLALSAFSDWRVETAAGGAEAVLRCGSGGVDAVVLDVEMPGYDGRRTLLELRAAHAALPVVFLTAAADTTGLAELGALAVLAKPFDPLGIGTRLAGLLRWDG; this is encoded by the coding sequence GTGACGCGCACGGTCCTGGTGGTCGACGACGACCCGGACGTGCGGGAGGTCCTGAGCCTGGCGCTGAGCGCCTTTTCGGACTGGCGCGTGGAGACGGCGGCGGGCGGCGCCGAGGCGGTGCTGCGGTGCGGCTCCGGCGGGGTGGACGCGGTCGTGCTGGACGTGGAGATGCCGGGCTACGACGGCCGCCGCACGTTGCTCGAACTCCGGGCGGCGCACGCGGCGCTGCCGGTCGTGTTCCTGACGGCGGCCGCGGACACGACGGGCTTGGCGGAGCTGGGGGCGCTCGCGGTGCTGGCGAAGCCGTTCGACCCGCTGGGCATCGGCACGCGGCTGGCGGGTCTGCTGCGCTGGGACGGCTGA
- the fxsT gene encoding FxSxx-COOH system tetratricopeptide repeat protein: protein MPAEEQARKPPPRRVFLSHTSELGELPEPRSFAAAAQAAVAAAGDAVVDMAHFTARDVTPEQLDQEKLADADVYVLIAGFRYGMPVRDRPEVSYTEQEFQIATDAGLPRLVFVLAEDTEGPPALFRDLQFGARQEAFRRRLHDSGVAVTKVSSPEQLETRLLQALTELVRPRQLSMPAGRISNIPARSVSFTGRDELLTGLRAALCSGRPAVVQALNGMGGVGKTTTAIEYAHRYADEYDVAWWVPSEDPGLVAGHLADLARALDLATGQDPPAVALARLRGALQSRERWLLVFDNAEDPSALRPLLPGGDGHVIITSRNPSWDDIGAALPVREFTRAESVQLFHSRCDQLTEPDADRIAEALGDLPLAVDQAARLLAATGWTADTYLDLLARRTDELLARREGGGSYPVSLAAAWAVSFDQLARDHPAALNTLTVVAWLAPEPVPLTLLTYQDGDAGAAARDPLAFADITTILRTHGMAEVTTTTIQLHRVPAALLRARTRRDNTAEDDQDASWPVTVVRLLDAGLPDNPWNNPPSWPQWRVLVPHLLVGCDPERAWQPVAKKVGHLLDRLASYLQTRGDPRAALPLFQRAYTLRRELLGDDDPGTLTSVHNFAVALKDLGETERARDLHEDTLARIRRILGHDHHDTLITAHNLAADLTALGEHQRARDLHEDTLDRSRRVLGDDHPTTLGSVIQLASNLRSLGEYQRARDLHEETFARSRRVLGDDHPDTFVASNHFAADLRELGDYRRARDLDEDTFARSKRVLGEDHPDTLASASFLASDLRGLGDYRRARELDEDTFSRRKRALGADHPDTLASAAWLVAYQGDGEDTPE, encoded by the coding sequence GTGCCTGCCGAGGAACAAGCCCGGAAGCCGCCCCCGCGGCGGGTGTTCCTGAGCCACACGAGCGAGCTGGGCGAGCTGCCGGAGCCGCGCTCGTTCGCGGCGGCCGCCCAGGCGGCGGTGGCGGCGGCCGGGGACGCGGTGGTGGACATGGCCCACTTCACCGCCCGGGACGTGACACCCGAGCAGCTCGACCAGGAGAAGCTGGCCGACGCGGACGTGTACGTCCTGATCGCGGGTTTCCGCTACGGGATGCCGGTGCGGGACCGCCCGGAGGTCTCGTACACCGAGCAGGAGTTCCAGATCGCGACGGACGCCGGTCTGCCGCGCCTGGTGTTCGTGCTGGCGGAAGACACCGAGGGGCCGCCGGCGTTGTTCCGGGACCTGCAGTTCGGCGCCCGGCAGGAGGCGTTCCGGCGCCGGCTGCACGACAGCGGCGTGGCGGTCACGAAGGTGTCGTCGCCGGAGCAGCTGGAGACCAGGCTGCTGCAGGCGCTGACCGAGCTCGTCCGCCCGCGGCAGCTGTCGATGCCGGCGGGCCGGATCTCGAACATCCCGGCCCGGAGCGTGAGTTTCACCGGCCGCGACGAGCTGCTGACCGGGCTGCGGGCGGCGTTGTGCTCGGGGCGGCCTGCGGTGGTGCAGGCGCTGAACGGGATGGGCGGGGTCGGCAAGACCACCACCGCGATCGAATACGCGCACCGCTACGCCGACGAGTACGACGTGGCGTGGTGGGTGCCGTCGGAAGACCCGGGCCTGGTGGCCGGCCACCTGGCCGACCTCGCCCGCGCCTTGGACCTGGCCACCGGTCAAGATCCGCCTGCGGTCGCGTTGGCCCGGTTGCGCGGGGCGCTGCAATCGCGCGAGCGGTGGCTGCTGGTGTTCGACAACGCCGAAGATCCTTCCGCTCTGCGCCCGTTGCTGCCCGGTGGCGACGGGCACGTCATCATCACCTCCCGCAACCCCTCCTGGGACGACATCGGCGCCGCGCTACCGGTGCGGGAGTTCACCCGTGCGGAGTCGGTCCAGTTGTTCCACTCACGCTGTGACCAGCTCACCGAACCCGACGCCGACCGCATCGCCGAGGCCCTCGGCGACCTGCCCCTCGCCGTCGACCAAGCCGCACGACTCCTCGCGGCGACCGGCTGGACCGCCGACACCTACCTCGACCTGCTGGCCCGGCGCACCGACGAGCTCCTGGCTCGCCGGGAGGGCGGCGGCAGCTACCCCGTCTCGCTGGCCGCGGCCTGGGCGGTGTCGTTCGACCAGCTCGCCCGCGACCACCCCGCCGCGCTGAACACGCTCACCGTGGTGGCCTGGCTGGCTCCCGAACCCGTGCCCCTCACCTTGCTCACCTATCAGGACGGCGATGCCGGAGCCGCAGCACGCGACCCGCTGGCTTTCGCCGACATCACCACGATCCTGCGCACCCACGGGATGGCCGAAGTCACCACGACGACCATCCAGCTCCACCGCGTCCCCGCCGCACTACTGCGAGCTCGCACCCGCCGCGACAACACCGCGGAAGACGACCAGGACGCCAGCTGGCCGGTCACCGTCGTCCGGCTGCTGGACGCCGGCCTCCCCGACAACCCTTGGAACAATCCGCCAAGCTGGCCGCAGTGGCGGGTGCTCGTGCCACATCTGCTCGTCGGGTGCGATCCCGAGCGCGCTTGGCAACCGGTCGCAAAGAAAGTCGGCCACCTGCTGGACCGCCTTGCTTCCTATCTCCAGACCCGGGGGGACCCTCGGGCCGCGCTGCCGTTGTTCCAGCGTGCTTACACCCTTCGCAGAGAGCTCCTCGGCGACGACGACCCCGGCACCCTCACGTCCGTCCACAACTTCGCCGTCGCCTTGAAGGACCTGGGTGAGACCGAACGGGCTCGCGACCTGCACGAGGACACCCTGGCCAGGATCAGGCGCATTCTCGGCCACGACCACCACGACACCCTCATCACCGCCCACAACCTCGCCGCCGACCTCACCGCGCTGGGTGAACACCAGCGTGCTCGTGACCTCCACGAGGACACTCTCGACCGCTCAAGGCGCGTTCTGGGCGACGATCACCCCACCACGCTCGGTTCCGTCATCCAGCTCGCCTCCAACCTCAGATCGCTGGGCGAGTACCAGCGTGCTCGCGACTTGCACGAGGAAACGTTCGCTCGTTCCAGGCGGGTTTTGGGCGACGATCACCCCGACACCTTCGTCGCTTCCAACCACTTCGCGGCCGACCTCAGGGAACTGGGTGACTACCGGCGGGCCCGTGACCTGGACGAGGACACGTTCGCTCGTTCGAAGCGGGTTCTGGGCGAGGATCATCCCGACACCCTCGCCTCCGCCAGCTTCCTCGCCAGCGATCTCAGAGGGTTGGGTGACTACCGGCGGGCTCGTGAACTGGATGAGGACACGTTCTCCCGCCGCAAACGCGCCCTGGGTGCCGATCACCCCGACACCCTCGCCTCCGCTGCCTGGCTCGTCGCCTACCAAGGCGATGGCGAGGACACACCGGAATGA
- a CDS encoding signal peptidase I, with amino-acid sequence MVTTAPAPGRHRTSRPPRRLPGVLLGLVAVLAVAGAVAVFVLRIGFAPVLSPSMEPGFAPGDLLVTRQVDARSVDIGDVVVLPRPDAPGERYAHRVVEVDRSQAEPRVRTKGDNNADADPQRLRITSSTVPVVAGHVPWIGRVALLGQYSGVRVAVIVFAGLCLLVAAKRALW; translated from the coding sequence ATGGTCACCACCGCGCCCGCCCCCGGACGGCACCGCACGAGCCGCCCGCCGCGCCGGCTGCCGGGCGTGCTGCTCGGGCTGGTCGCGGTGCTCGCCGTCGCCGGTGCGGTCGCGGTCTTCGTGCTCCGGATCGGGTTCGCGCCCGTGCTGTCGCCGAGCATGGAGCCCGGGTTCGCGCCGGGAGACCTGCTCGTCACCCGTCAGGTGGACGCCCGATCGGTGGATATCGGCGACGTCGTCGTGCTGCCCCGCCCGGACGCGCCGGGGGAGCGGTACGCCCACCGCGTCGTCGAGGTCGACCGGTCGCAGGCCGAGCCGCGGGTGCGGACGAAGGGCGACAACAACGCCGACGCCGACCCGCAGCGCCTGCGCATCACGTCATCGACGGTGCCCGTGGTCGCCGGGCACGTGCCGTGGATCGGGCGGGTGGCGCTGCTCGGCCAGTACAGCGGGGTGCGCGTCGCGGTGATCGTGTTCGCCGGGCTTTGCCTGCTCGTCGCGGCGAAGCGGGCGCTGTGGTGA
- a CDS encoding response regulator transcription factor: MAKVLVVEDTDSIREVVELALDDACFDVRTAADGDRALAELRAWDPDVVVLDLNIPGPDGLEVCRRLRGFSEAYVVMLTAKSDEVDKLVGLASGADDYLTKPFSPRELVARIQAMLRRPRSFGAVPVVAGRLVGPVRIDVEARDVTVSGAHVELTRIEFELLDALTENVRAVCSREALRRRAWGESWLADDHAVDVHLSNLRRKLAAAGAPGLIATVRGVGYRIDRGVR, encoded by the coding sequence ATGGCGAAGGTTCTGGTGGTGGAGGACACCGACAGCATCCGGGAAGTCGTCGAGCTCGCGCTGGACGACGCCTGCTTCGACGTGCGCACCGCCGCCGACGGCGACCGCGCGCTGGCCGAGCTGCGGGCGTGGGACCCGGACGTGGTCGTGCTCGACCTGAACATCCCCGGCCCGGACGGCCTCGAGGTGTGCCGTCGGCTGCGCGGGTTTTCCGAGGCCTACGTCGTCATGCTCACCGCGAAGTCCGACGAGGTCGACAAGCTGGTCGGGCTGGCCAGCGGCGCCGACGACTACCTGACGAAGCCGTTTTCGCCCCGCGAGCTGGTGGCGCGGATCCAGGCGATGCTGCGGCGGCCGCGTTCGTTCGGTGCCGTCCCGGTCGTCGCGGGCCGCTTGGTCGGACCGGTCCGCATCGACGTCGAAGCCCGGGACGTGACGGTTTCGGGTGCGCACGTCGAGCTGACCCGGATCGAGTTCGAGCTGCTGGACGCGCTCACCGAAAACGTCCGCGCGGTGTGCAGCCGCGAGGCGCTGCGCCGCCGGGCGTGGGGCGAGAGCTGGCTGGCCGACGACCACGCCGTCGACGTCCACCTGTCCAACCTGCGCCGCAAGCTGGCGGCGGCGGGCGCGCCGGGTCTGATCGCGACGGTGCGCGGGGTCGGCTACCGGATCGACCGGGGTGTCCGGTGA